The following are encoded in a window of Streptomyces sp. 11x1 genomic DNA:
- a CDS encoding SagB/ThcOx family dehydrogenase: MDLLPERVDLVTALARARSPEPPGPDTSPGPVVRAWPGPPHALPQAAPGQLDLDRLLRLSLAASDGSGRLRPAPSAGGLHPVDAELVVGTGCPLPPGRYGYDPLRHRVHRVGSEGSEVGGTLPGATVELSVTPRRTVSHYGHRAWPLMLLDTGHVAAALWLAARALDMAEPALRLDGLNENPMAALHFLLPQRAGRVSRPEGASPPMDVPAPGELLARRSAAPPLTGTPSRDVLRAVLATAVQASAGEFAWCAAVGEPQPELVEPAPDGTLRRLAAGEARPTLAVWAAGQAWIADAGAVLLAYGCPADADAALIRRTHLRAGFAVHLAHLTAVRRGLDARPVGSWQQADLGAALGAPPGRDWIVHGLALGTTHPDEEKPS; the protein is encoded by the coding sequence GTGGACCTCCTTCCCGAGCGCGTGGACCTCGTCACCGCCCTCGCCCGCGCCCGTTCGCCCGAGCCGCCTGGCCCGGACACGTCCCCCGGTCCCGTCGTCCGCGCCTGGCCGGGACCGCCGCACGCCCTGCCGCAGGCCGCCCCCGGGCAGCTGGACCTGGACCGGCTGCTCCGCCTCTCCCTGGCCGCATCGGACGGCTCCGGGCGGCTGCGGCCCGCCCCCTCCGCCGGCGGGCTGCACCCGGTGGACGCCGAACTCGTCGTGGGCACCGGCTGCCCGCTGCCACCCGGGCGCTACGGCTACGACCCGCTGCGCCACCGGGTGCACCGCGTCGGTTCCGAAGGTTCCGAAGTCGGCGGCACGCTGCCCGGGGCGACCGTCGAACTGTCCGTCACCCCACGGCGCACGGTGTCCCACTACGGCCACCGCGCCTGGCCGCTGATGCTGCTGGACACCGGACACGTCGCCGCTGCGCTGTGGCTCGCGGCCCGTGCGCTGGACATGGCGGAGCCCGCACTCCGCTTGGACGGGCTGAACGAGAACCCAATGGCCGCACTGCACTTCCTCCTGCCTCAGAGAGCAGGCCGGGTTTCTCGGCCCGAGGGGGCGAGCCCGCCCATGGACGTGCCCGCCCCCGGCGAGCTGCTGGCCCGCCGCAGCGCAGCGCCACCGCTCACCGGCACCCCGTCGCGGGACGTTCTGCGTGCGGTGCTCGCCACCGCCGTCCAGGCGAGCGCCGGTGAGTTCGCCTGGTGCGCGGCCGTCGGCGAACCGCAGCCCGAACTGGTCGAGCCGGCCCCCGACGGCACCCTTCGGCGGCTCGCAGCGGGCGAGGCCCGACCGACACTCGCCGTATGGGCCGCAGGCCAGGCGTGGATCGCGGACGCGGGCGCCGTCCTCCTCGCCTACGGCTGCCCGGCAGACGCCGACGCCGCGCTGATCCGCCGAACGCACCTACGAGCCGGCTTCGCCGTCCACCTCGCCCACCTGACCGCCGTACGGCGTGGGCTGGACGCCCGCCCCGTCGGCTCCTGGCAGCAGGCAGACCTGGGCGCCGCCCTCGGCGCCCCACCGGGCCGGGACTGGATCGTCCACGGCCTGGCCCTCGGCACCACCCACCCCGACGAGGAGAAGCCCTCGTGA
- a CDS encoding ATP-binding cassette domain-containing protein, which yields MIVHPELRRAARHARRPLLAATLLQAAVTLTHLAQAVLLAVTLADLARGETDRLPILLGAALGVVAVRAGLGNWQRRTATRAGAGVRIALRDELLTRLGRLGPAHLTTARAGAVRTTLVDGVEGVDAYVSRYLPQLLLTLTVPPLLLAALVVIEPAALLGLVPALLLALFGPRAWDRLLAQRGKEHWDTYEELGADYLEALQGMPALRASGAVGRTRERLEKRSAALHRATVAKLRVSLVDTGLTDLAIQGGTAAAALLACWSAITGSTTATGTYLVLLLASECFRPVRDLSREWHAGYLGVSAADGLAALRNAEPAVPDTGTAPAHRSDPPELRFENVQFTYDSAETPALRGVTFTAEAGRTTAIVGPSGAGKSTLLALLLRHHDPQDGRITLDGHDVTAYALDSLRQGIAVVSQETYLFHATIADNLRLARPDATDDELTHATRTAGIHDEITALPDGYATVLGERGATLSGGQRQRLALARALLADAPVLVLDEATSAVDERREADIIRDLLDAAGGRTILVVAHRLAAVRHADRIVVLDGGRVDALGEHTTLVEAGGVYAKLVTAGDAHQEGLAA from the coding sequence GTGATCGTCCACCCCGAGCTGCGCCGTGCCGCACGGCACGCACGGCGCCCCCTGCTCGCGGCCACCCTCCTGCAGGCGGCCGTCACCCTCACCCACCTCGCGCAGGCCGTACTGCTGGCAGTGACCCTCGCCGACCTGGCCCGTGGCGAAACGGACCGGCTCCCGATACTCCTCGGCGCGGCGCTCGGCGTCGTCGCCGTACGCGCCGGGCTCGGCAACTGGCAACGGCGCACCGCCACCCGAGCCGGGGCCGGAGTCAGGATCGCTCTGCGGGACGAACTCCTCACCCGCCTCGGACGGCTGGGCCCCGCGCACCTGACCACCGCCCGCGCCGGAGCCGTCCGCACCACCCTCGTCGACGGCGTGGAGGGCGTCGACGCCTACGTCTCCCGCTACCTGCCCCAGCTCCTGCTCACCCTCACCGTGCCGCCCCTGCTGCTCGCAGCCCTGGTGGTCATCGAACCGGCCGCCCTCCTCGGCCTCGTACCCGCCCTCCTGCTAGCCCTCTTCGGACCCCGCGCCTGGGACCGGCTCCTGGCCCAGCGTGGCAAGGAACACTGGGACACCTACGAGGAACTGGGCGCCGACTACCTCGAAGCACTGCAGGGCATGCCCGCCCTGCGGGCCTCAGGTGCCGTCGGGCGCACCCGGGAGAGGCTGGAGAAGCGGTCGGCGGCGCTGCACCGGGCCACCGTCGCCAAGCTGCGCGTGTCCCTCGTCGACACCGGCCTCACCGACCTGGCGATCCAGGGCGGCACCGCGGCAGCCGCGCTGCTGGCCTGCTGGTCGGCCATCACCGGATCCACCACGGCGACCGGCACCTACCTGGTGCTGCTCCTGGCCTCCGAGTGCTTCCGACCGGTCCGCGACCTGTCCCGCGAATGGCACGCCGGCTACCTGGGCGTATCGGCCGCCGACGGGCTCGCGGCGCTGCGCAACGCCGAACCCGCCGTCCCCGACACGGGAACGGCACCTGCCCACCGGTCGGACCCGCCCGAACTGCGCTTCGAGAACGTCCAGTTCACCTACGACAGCGCCGAGACACCCGCGCTCCGCGGCGTCACCTTCACCGCCGAGGCGGGACGCACGACCGCGATCGTCGGCCCGTCCGGCGCCGGCAAGTCCACGCTCCTCGCCCTGCTCCTGCGCCACCACGACCCGCAGGACGGCCGGATCACCCTCGACGGCCACGACGTGACCGCGTACGCGCTCGACTCACTGCGGCAGGGCATCGCCGTCGTCTCCCAGGAGACCTACCTCTTCCACGCCACCATCGCCGACAACCTGCGCCTGGCCCGGCCGGACGCCACGGACGACGAGCTGACACACGCCACACGAACCGCCGGCATCCACGACGAGATCACCGCCCTCCCCGACGGCTACGCCACCGTCCTAGGCGAACGGGGCGCCACCCTGTCCGGCGGCCAGCGCCAACGGCTCGCCCTCGCCCGCGCCCTCCTGGCCGACGCTCCGGTGCTCGTCCTCGACGAGGCCACCAGCGCGGTCGACGAACGCCGCGAGGCGGACATCATCCGCGACCTGCTCGACGCCGCAGGCGGCCGGACCATCCTGGTGGTCGCCCACCGGCTCGCCGCCGTCCGGCACGCCGACCGCATCGTGGTGCTGGACGGCGGACGCGTGGACGCCCTCGGCGAGCACACCACCCTCGTCGAAGCCGGGGGCGTCTACGCCAAGCTCGTCACGGCGGGCGACGCTCACCAGGAAGGGCTCGCCGCATGA
- a CDS encoding ABC transporter ATP-binding protein — MSTTTDRGSADTPARGSLRALLPALAGHRLMMARTCGAALIEQGTLVTLLTLAAHTVGTAVIEDRAPSAGTVTALIVLVLVRALMTWREMDLSHDLAYRVLAELRVRVFDGLARSAPARVAGRRSGDLAATAMADVEALEFFYAHTTAQLLASGAVFTGGAVVLATLEAWLLAAVLPVAALLAVAPFADMPGRAARGARTRAAAAKLSADTVETVDGLRELLAFGGLTERRRRLAEQGRQVGEAQRAEATWEAMAAAVRDLLIVLAVLGVVATAAQSVTSGRLHGAWAPAAMALALSVLGPVAESARALSQAVGLRAAAARVGAAVRAPALAPPPASPRPLPSGPLGVRLHQVSFDYGGQPVLNGVELTVHAGQTLALVGVSGAGKSTCAHLLARFWDPSKGAVHLIPGDGEPVDVRDLSDAELRRAVAVVGQDTPLFHGTLADNLRLAVPEADDGLLAATARLCGVDRIATMDTLVGERGSTLSGGQRARIALARALLAQPRVLVLDETTAHLDNAGDAQLATALGKESRTTIVIAHRPATIRRADRIAVLEAGRITEEGTWDELTTRPDSALGRVLAVTPS; from the coding sequence ATGAGCACCACCACCGACCGCGGTAGCGCCGACACCCCCGCACGCGGCTCACTGCGCGCCCTGCTCCCCGCCCTCGCCGGGCACCGGCTCATGATGGCCCGCACGTGCGGCGCCGCACTCATCGAACAGGGCACACTCGTCACGTTGCTGACGCTGGCCGCTCACACCGTCGGAACCGCCGTCATCGAGGACCGCGCCCCCTCAGCCGGTACGGTCACCGCGCTCATCGTCCTCGTCCTCGTACGCGCCTTGATGACCTGGCGCGAGATGGACCTCAGCCACGACCTGGCCTACCGGGTGCTGGCCGAACTGCGCGTGCGGGTCTTCGACGGGCTCGCCCGCAGCGCGCCCGCCCGCGTCGCCGGCCGGCGCAGCGGGGACCTTGCCGCCACCGCCATGGCCGACGTGGAGGCACTGGAGTTCTTCTACGCCCACACCACGGCCCAACTTCTCGCCTCCGGGGCGGTGTTCACCGGCGGCGCCGTTGTTCTGGCCACGCTGGAGGCATGGCTGCTGGCGGCGGTGCTGCCGGTCGCCGCGCTGCTCGCCGTGGCGCCCTTCGCCGACATGCCCGGACGCGCGGCGCGCGGAGCCCGCACCCGGGCGGCCGCCGCCAAGCTGTCGGCCGACACCGTGGAGACCGTCGACGGGCTGCGTGAGCTGCTCGCCTTCGGAGGGCTGACCGAGCGGCGCCGCCGACTCGCCGAACAGGGCCGACAGGTGGGGGAGGCCCAGAGGGCCGAGGCCACTTGGGAGGCCATGGCCGCCGCGGTCCGCGACCTCCTCATCGTGCTCGCGGTCCTCGGCGTGGTGGCCACCGCGGCACAGTCCGTGACCTCCGGGCGGCTGCACGGCGCGTGGGCCCCGGCGGCGATGGCGCTGGCCCTGTCGGTGCTGGGCCCCGTCGCCGAGTCGGCCAGGGCACTGAGCCAGGCAGTGGGACTGCGCGCCGCGGCCGCCCGCGTCGGCGCGGCCGTGCGGGCCCCCGCCCTCGCCCCCCCGCCCGCCTCACCCCGCCCCCTTCCCTCCGGCCCGCTGGGCGTCCGGCTGCACCAGGTGAGCTTCGACTACGGCGGTCAACCCGTGCTCAACGGAGTCGAGCTGACAGTCCACGCAGGACAGACACTCGCCCTGGTCGGTGTCTCGGGGGCAGGCAAGTCGACCTGCGCCCACCTGCTGGCCCGCTTCTGGGACCCGTCCAAGGGCGCCGTCCACCTGATACCCGGCGACGGCGAGCCTGTCGACGTACGGGACCTGAGCGATGCCGAACTCCGACGAGCCGTCGCCGTGGTGGGCCAGGACACCCCCCTCTTCCACGGAACCCTCGCCGACAACCTGCGGCTCGCCGTACCAGAGGCGGACGACGGCCTCCTCGCCGCAACCGCCCGGCTGTGCGGCGTCGACCGCATCGCCACCATGGACACCCTCGTCGGCGAGCGCGGCTCCACCCTCTCCGGCGGCCAGCGCGCCCGGATCGCCCTCGCCCGCGCGCTGCTCGCGCAGCCCCGAGTCCTCGTCCTCGACGAGACCACCGCCCACCTCGACAACGCAGGCGACGCCCAACTCGCCACCGCGCTCGGCAAGGAGAGCCGCACCACGATCGTCATCGCCCACCGCCCCGCCACCATCCGCCGCGCCGACCGCATCGCCGTCCTCGAAGCCGGCCGCATCACGGAGGAAGGCACCTGGGACGAACTCACCACCCGCCCCGACAGCGCACTGGGCCGTGTCCTAGCCGTCACCCCCTCCTGA
- a CDS encoding class I SAM-dependent methyltransferase gives MATTNRPPDTPDTPAPPPPASDAERVARLRPAYQAELADGIARFFEPRRTDCPWCGARQLRRRLRTKDHLQRKPGTFTLDQCRDCGHTFQNPQLSAAGLDFYYRDFYDGLYAEKIGGALDSDAARKRNHDRAAAMRRHARPKRWLDVGTAGGDFCLAAKEALPGTSFDGLDIGAHVLGAQRSGRIERAYQGFLPDLADELAGQYDAVSMFHCLEHTTDPQAQLAAVHTVLRPGGHLIIEVPNPESPFGRLFGRYWLPWFQPQHQHFVTMGNLRRALTELGFTVVATDREESHIPVDFTALVGLCVLRLLPFRDEPWLPEPPGRLGAAVTKTVFWAGIPFCFPMYALDRLLAPLIRRSRFSNAFRVIARREE, from the coding sequence ATGGCCACCACGAACCGGCCCCCTGACACCCCCGACACACCCGCCCCACCGCCCCCGGCTTCCGACGCCGAACGCGTCGCCCGCCTGCGCCCTGCGTACCAGGCAGAGCTGGCCGACGGCATCGCCCGGTTCTTCGAGCCACGCCGCACCGACTGCCCCTGGTGCGGCGCGCGGCAGCTGCGTCGCCGCCTGCGCACCAAGGACCACCTGCAGCGAAAGCCCGGCACCTTCACCCTGGACCAGTGCCGCGACTGCGGACACACCTTCCAGAACCCGCAGCTCAGCGCGGCCGGACTGGACTTCTACTACCGGGACTTCTACGACGGCCTGTACGCCGAGAAGATCGGCGGCGCCCTGGACAGCGACGCCGCGAGGAAACGCAACCACGACCGGGCCGCGGCCATGCGGCGGCACGCCCGGCCGAAGCGCTGGCTGGACGTCGGCACGGCGGGCGGTGACTTCTGCCTGGCGGCCAAGGAAGCACTGCCCGGCACCTCCTTCGACGGGCTCGACATCGGCGCCCATGTGCTCGGGGCGCAGCGGTCGGGGCGCATCGAGCGGGCCTACCAGGGCTTTCTGCCCGACCTCGCGGACGAACTCGCCGGCCAGTACGACGCGGTGAGCATGTTCCACTGCCTGGAGCACACCACGGACCCGCAGGCCCAACTGGCCGCGGTTCACACCGTGCTCCGCCCCGGCGGCCACCTGATCATCGAGGTACCCAACCCGGAGTCGCCCTTCGGCCGCCTCTTCGGCCGGTACTGGCTGCCGTGGTTCCAGCCTCAGCACCAGCACTTCGTGACCATGGGGAACCTGCGCCGGGCCCTCACCGAGCTGGGCTTCACGGTGGTGGCGACGGACCGCGAGGAGTCCCATATCCCCGTGGACTTCACCGCGCTCGTAGGGCTGTGCGTGCTGCGGCTGCTGCCGTTCCGCGACGAGCCCTGGCTGCCCGAGCCCCCGGGCCGTCTCGGCGCCGCGGTCACGAAGACGGTCTTCTGGGCGGGCATACCGTTCTGCTTCCCGATGTACGCCCTGGACCGGCTCCTCGCCCCGCTGATCCGCCGCAGCCGCTTCTCCAACGCCTTCCGGGTGATCGCCCGCCGCGAGGAGTGA
- a CDS encoding glycosyltransferase, whose product MSRFLFVVPPLVGHVNPAVSVAAELTGCGHRAAWAGLPGFVGELAGPDAEVYPCDVPTLPERPAALRGAAALRFLWEEFLVPLAGAMAPGVRRAVEGFRPDVVVADQQTLAGALVAERLGVPYATASTTPAEFSDALDGMPKVARWTAGLVADLRARLGDPGRTHDPRFSPDLVLSFTTPELAGPGPQLPQLRYVGPAFTRRPAADFPWEWLDEHRATVLVSLGTANTGLGARFLAECAAAARERGRRLQAVVADPGGVLDQKSDADLLVLPRIPQLPLLRRASAMVSHAGQNTVAECLWHGVPLVVAPIRDDQPLIAGQVTGAGAGVRVRFGHADRRRIGAALDAVLDGPAYRAAARRVGDSFRAAGGAAAAAAYLEKFAAQKPREPQESRER is encoded by the coding sequence GTGAGCCGCTTTCTGTTCGTCGTGCCGCCCCTGGTCGGGCACGTCAACCCGGCGGTCAGCGTGGCCGCCGAGCTGACCGGATGCGGGCACCGGGCCGCCTGGGCCGGACTGCCCGGGTTCGTCGGGGAACTGGCCGGGCCCGACGCCGAGGTGTACCCGTGCGACGTGCCCACGCTCCCGGAACGTCCTGCCGCCCTGCGCGGTGCCGCAGCCTTGCGCTTCCTGTGGGAGGAGTTCCTCGTGCCGCTCGCCGGGGCGATGGCGCCCGGTGTGCGCCGCGCGGTCGAGGGGTTCCGGCCCGATGTCGTCGTCGCCGACCAGCAGACCCTCGCCGGTGCCCTCGTCGCCGAGCGCCTCGGGGTGCCGTACGCCACCGCGTCGACCACCCCGGCGGAGTTCAGCGACGCCCTGGACGGCATGCCGAAGGTGGCTCGGTGGACCGCCGGGCTCGTCGCGGATCTGCGCGCCCGCCTCGGCGACCCGGGGCGCACCCACGATCCGCGCTTCTCCCCCGACCTGGTGCTCTCCTTCACCACCCCCGAACTCGCGGGCCCGGGCCCTCAGCTGCCGCAGCTGCGGTACGTCGGTCCGGCCTTCACCCGGCGCCCGGCCGCCGACTTCCCCTGGGAGTGGCTCGACGAGCACCGGGCCACCGTCCTGGTCTCACTCGGCACCGCCAACACCGGCCTGGGGGCGCGTTTCCTCGCCGAGTGCGCGGCCGCCGCGCGGGAGCGCGGGCGGCGGCTGCAGGCGGTGGTCGCCGACCCCGGGGGTGTCCTCGACCAAAAGTCCGACGCCGACCTCCTGGTGCTGCCCCGAATCCCCCAACTGCCGCTCCTGCGCCGGGCGTCCGCGATGGTCAGCCACGCCGGGCAGAACACCGTCGCCGAGTGCCTGTGGCACGGCGTACCGCTGGTGGTCGCGCCCATCCGGGACGACCAGCCACTGATCGCCGGCCAGGTCACCGGCGCCGGCGCCGGAGTGCGGGTGCGCTTCGGGCACGCCGACCGCCGGCGGATCGGTGCCGCCCTCGACGCCGTACTCGACGGGCCCGCCTACCGCGCGGCGGCCCGGCGCGTCGGGGACTCCTTCCGTGCGGCGGGCGGGGCGGCTGCTGCTGCGGCGTACCTGGAGAAGTTCGCGGCACAGAAGCCACGGGAGCCGCAGGAGTCACGGGAGCGGTGA
- a CDS encoding alpha/beta fold hydrolase, whose translation MTTIEAGGIRLNVERLSGAPTPAPGPPQTVVLVHGIATDNLTSYYFTIAPALAAAGHDVLMYDQRGHGRSSRPPRGYGVEDFSSDLDALLDALALKEPVHLIGNSFGGTVALAYALRRPERVAGILMLESEPPTAAWAKKMSGILAGSAHQLHDERTLPWIEETYGRHEARLVRWATRLLHGTSIAEDIASCPVPAEESWQSLHVPVCAVYGAASDLADTAPWLESLLPRCRTVTVPGHGHSVLVGTPETVVPLLLDWLRDGHRELVAP comes from the coding sequence GTGACCACGATCGAGGCGGGCGGGATCCGGCTGAACGTGGAGCGGCTGAGCGGCGCACCCACCCCGGCACCGGGCCCGCCCCAGACGGTCGTCCTCGTGCACGGCATCGCCACCGACAACCTGACCAGCTACTACTTCACCATCGCGCCCGCGCTCGCCGCAGCCGGACACGACGTCCTGATGTACGACCAGCGCGGCCACGGCCGCAGCTCCCGACCGCCGCGCGGCTACGGTGTCGAGGACTTCAGCAGCGACCTGGACGCGCTGCTCGACGCCCTCGCCCTGAAAGAACCCGTCCACCTGATCGGCAACTCCTTCGGCGGCACCGTCGCCCTCGCCTACGCGCTGCGCCGCCCGGAGCGGGTCGCCGGCATCCTGATGCTCGAGTCCGAGCCGCCGACCGCCGCCTGGGCCAAGAAGATGAGCGGCATCCTGGCCGGCTCCGCCCACCAGCTCCACGACGAGCGCACCCTGCCGTGGATCGAGGAGACCTACGGCCGCCACGAGGCCCGCCTGGTGCGCTGGGCCACCCGGCTGCTGCACGGCACCTCCATCGCCGAGGACATCGCGTCCTGCCCCGTCCCCGCCGAGGAGTCCTGGCAGAGCCTGCACGTGCCGGTCTGCGCGGTATACGGCGCTGCCTCCGACCTGGCCGACACGGCGCCCTGGCTGGAATCGCTGCTGCCCCGCTGCCGCACCGTGACGGTGCCCGGGCACGGGCACTCCGTGCTCGTCGGCACCCCCGAGACGGTCGTCCCGCTGCTGCTCGACTGGCTACGGGACGGCCACCGGGAGCTGGTCGCGCCGTGA
- a CDS encoding phosphopantetheine-binding protein, which translates to MTSPATTGPAYAAVLSDITDALHTVLDDLELDDTPITSDTRFVEDLDLESIDLVTLTAELGGRYGDRVDFPAWFASLELSDIIGLTVGQLVQYIAGCLR; encoded by the coding sequence ATGACCAGCCCCGCCACCACCGGCCCAGCGTACGCCGCCGTCCTCTCCGATATCACCGACGCGCTGCACACGGTCCTCGACGACCTCGAACTGGACGACACCCCGATCACCTCCGACACCCGCTTCGTGGAGGACCTCGACCTGGAGTCCATCGACCTGGTCACGCTCACCGCCGAGCTGGGCGGGCGCTACGGCGACCGGGTCGACTTCCCCGCCTGGTTCGCCTCGCTCGAACTCTCCGACATCATCGGACTGACCGTCGGACAACTCGTCCAGTACATCGCGGGGTGCCTGCGGTGA